The following proteins are encoded in a genomic region of Syntrophotaleaceae bacterium:
- a CDS encoding type II secretion system F family protein translates to MPQFRYQARSAAGALVEGAMEAVSAATVADQLVAGGSIPVRITEEARKVSGHSVRQWQFGGRQVDADDLILFCRQMYSLIKAGVPMLRALRGMAESAGKPIMAETLVAIQEDLESGRDLSGALRRHSSIFPPLMVNMIQVGESSGRLDQSFDEVGNYLTREKQTADQIKAALRYPSFVIAAIAVAISVITLFVIPAFENLFKGYGAQLPLPTRIILGISNFAVSWWWAILVALIAGIFGWRAWVRTEGGRLKWDHFKLRLPVVGSIIHRATLVRFSRGLAMAHGAGVPLIQSLALTAQAVGNSFVSLRLGKLRRGVERGDTLTRSAASSEMFTPLVLQMLAVGEETGSVDTMLLEVGDFYEREIEYDISRLSSVIEPILIIIIGAMVLVLALGVFLPMWDMATVMRRG, encoded by the coding sequence ATGCCCCAGTTCCGGTACCAGGCCCGTAGTGCCGCAGGAGCCCTGGTCGAGGGGGCGATGGAAGCGGTCAGTGCCGCCACGGTGGCTGACCAGCTTGTGGCGGGCGGGTCGATCCCAGTGCGCATCACCGAGGAGGCCCGGAAGGTTTCCGGCCATTCGGTTCGGCAGTGGCAGTTCGGTGGCAGGCAAGTCGATGCCGACGACCTGATCCTGTTCTGCCGCCAGATGTACAGCCTGATCAAGGCCGGCGTTCCCATGCTTCGTGCCCTGCGGGGGATGGCGGAATCGGCCGGCAAACCGATCATGGCAGAGACGCTGGTGGCCATCCAGGAGGACCTGGAATCGGGCCGCGACCTGTCCGGTGCTCTGCGGCGCCACTCCAGCATCTTTCCGCCGTTGATGGTCAACATGATCCAGGTCGGCGAAAGCAGCGGCAGGCTCGATCAATCGTTCGATGAAGTGGGCAACTATCTGACACGGGAGAAGCAGACCGCCGATCAGATCAAAGCTGCCCTGCGCTATCCGAGTTTCGTGATCGCGGCCATTGCCGTGGCCATCTCGGTCATTACGCTCTTTGTCATTCCGGCTTTCGAGAACCTGTTCAAGGGGTACGGCGCCCAGTTGCCCCTGCCCACCCGCATCATCCTCGGCATCTCCAATTTCGCCGTCAGCTGGTGGTGGGCGATCCTGGTTGCCCTGATTGCGGGGATTTTCGGATGGCGGGCCTGGGTGCGTACCGAAGGGGGCCGATTGAAGTGGGACCACTTCAAACTTCGCCTTCCGGTTGTAGGCAGCATTATCCATCGCGCCACCCTGGTCCGGTTCTCCCGGGGGTTGGCCATGGCCCATGGCGCAGGCGTGCCGCTGATTCAGTCTCTGGCCCTCACGGCGCAGGCCGTCGGCAACAGCTTCGTGTCCCTGCGGCTCGGAAAGTTGCGGCGGGGCGTCGAGCGCGGCGACACCCTGACCCGCAGCGCCGCGTCCAGCGAGATGTTCACCCCCCTGGTGCTGCAGATGCTGGCCGTGGGCGAGGAGACGGGCTCGGTCGATACCATGCTGCTGGAGGTGGGCGATTTCTACGAACGGGAGATTGAGTATGACATCAGCCGCCTCTCCAGCGTCATTGAGCCGATCCTGATCATCATCATCGGCGCCATGGTCCTGGTGCTGGCGCTGGGGGTATTCCTGCCCATGTGGGACATGGCGACCGTTATGCGCCGGGGATGA
- a CDS encoding prepilin-type N-terminal cleavage/methylation domain-containing protein translates to MKNQSGFTLIELVVVIVVLGVLAAVAVPRFVDLKEDAREAAVKGVAGGLSSGAALNYAAKMAGKPYTAITGDCSDASGVVTGFDATTYTLSTNAFTGAADGEALTCTVTDNNGTAADNSDDVVANYTLILVN, encoded by the coding sequence ATGAAAAATCAGAGTGGTTTTACCTTGATTGAGCTTGTAGTCGTCATCGTGGTGTTGGGTGTTCTGGCTGCCGTTGCCGTGCCTAGATTTGTTGATTTGAAAGAAGATGCGCGCGAGGCCGCTGTAAAAGGCGTTGCAGGTGGGCTGTCTTCGGGAGCTGCTCTGAATTATGCAGCCAAAATGGCCGGCAAACCCTATACTGCCATTACTGGAGATTGCTCCGATGCCTCTGGTGTGGTGACAGGTTTCGATGCAACAACCTACACTCTATCAACCAACGCCTTTACAGGAGCTGCAGATGGTGAGGCTCTTACTTGCACTGTGACGGATAATAATGGTACAGCTGCAGATAATTCTGACGATGTCGTTGCGAATTACACGCTTATACTGGTCAATTAA
- a CDS encoding prepilin-type N-terminal cleavage/methylation domain-containing protein → MKFHKVNNGFTLVEMIVTLVLIGILAAVAIPRLFDTDAFKSRGFFDEVVNAARYGQKLAVASGCPVEFRITNGVGNNGRYGLFQRLNSCISGPYTRAVSSPGNPGPFAASPPGGVSLSAVPVTEIVFDSRGGASAGMTVTVDDLSFSIIAESGYVD, encoded by the coding sequence ATGAAGTTCCATAAAGTAAATAATGGATTCACCCTCGTGGAAATGATAGTTACTTTGGTTCTGATAGGCATCCTTGCTGCGGTTGCGATTCCGCGTTTGTTCGATACCGACGCCTTCAAGAGCCGCGGATTTTTCGACGAGGTAGTCAACGCGGCCCGCTATGGCCAGAAACTGGCTGTGGCGAGCGGCTGCCCTGTGGAATTTCGCATCACCAACGGTGTCGGCAATAACGGACGGTACGGATTGTTTCAGCGGCTCAACAGTTGCATCAGCGGACCGTATACCCGGGCTGTTTCAAGCCCGGGCAACCCCGGTCCCTTTGCCGCCTCACCGCCTGGCGGAGTATCCTTGTCGGCGGTGCCGGTAACCGAGATCGTTTTTGATTCCCGGGGCGGGGCCAGCGCAGGCATGACCGTGACCGTGGATGATCTCAGCTTTTCCATTATCGCCGAGAGCGGCTATGTAGATTGA
- a CDS encoding prepilin-type N-terminal cleavage/methylation domain-containing protein yields MTRLHNIRGFTLIELIISIVVVSIALGGVLMVINSTMQHSADPMLEHQAVAIAESYLEEILLKPFADPDGTDGEMQRSLKDDVDDYDGLDENGARDQSGTLIGGLENYRVRVAVVNEELNGIAAANCQRVTVTVSHPSGINLSLSGFKTNY; encoded by the coding sequence ATGACCCGTCTCCATAATATCCGGGGTTTCACCCTGATCGAACTGATCATCTCCATCGTGGTGGTTTCCATTGCCCTGGGTGGGGTGCTCATGGTGATCAATAGCACCATGCAGCACAGCGCCGATCCGATGCTGGAGCACCAGGCGGTGGCGATTGCCGAGTCCTATCTCGAGGAAATACTGCTGAAGCCGTTCGCCGATCCGGACGGTACGGATGGTGAAATGCAGCGCTCCCTAAAGGACGATGTGGACGATTATGACGGTTTGGACGAAAACGGCGCCCGCGATCAGAGTGGTACGCTGATCGGCGGGCTTGAAAACTATAGGGTTAGGGTGGCGGTTGTAAACGAGGAACTGAACGGCATCGCTGCCGCCAACTGCCAAAGGGTGACGGTTACAGTCAGCCACCCGAGCGGCATCAACCTGAGCTTGAGCGGTTTCAAGACGAATTATTGA
- a CDS encoding type II secretion system protein, with product MRQNTEVLMRRLSFRTYSQRGFTLVEMIVVLVIVGILAALGGMFITKPIEGYLDLSRRATLADAADNALRRMQRDIRQALPNSVRITPNGRCLELLHTVDGGRYRARGTAADDILDFTQADNSFDVLGSLSDPPTPGHALVVYNLTATGNAGNAYLANFRRTVTGGNATSVQFAPDTRFPFASPFQRFFLVDGPVSYVFNQGAGTLERHSGYPIAAAQNASPTNSPAIMARHVTSCNFYYNPGTPERSGLVTLRLTLAEEGETITLLHQVHVENAP from the coding sequence ATGCGCCAAAACACAGAGGTTCTGATGCGGCGGCTTTCATTCCGCACATACTCCCAACGCGGGTTCACCTTGGTCGAAATGATCGTCGTGCTGGTGATCGTCGGCATTCTGGCTGCGCTGGGAGGCATGTTCATCACCAAGCCCATTGAGGGGTATCTCGACCTGTCACGGCGCGCAACCCTTGCCGATGCTGCCGACAACGCCCTGCGTCGCATGCAGCGCGACATCCGGCAGGCCCTGCCCAACAGCGTGCGAATTACCCCCAACGGCCGATGCCTTGAGCTGCTGCACACCGTCGATGGCGGCCGCTACCGGGCCCGGGGGACCGCCGCTGACGACATTCTGGATTTTACCCAGGCAGATAATTCCTTTGATGTGCTCGGCTCCCTGTCCGATCCACCGACGCCCGGCCATGCCCTGGTCGTCTACAATTTGACGGCGACCGGCAACGCAGGCAATGCCTATCTGGCCAACTTCCGGCGGACGGTGACCGGCGGGAACGCTACTTCGGTTCAGTTTGCCCCCGATACCCGCTTCCCCTTCGCATCCCCCTTTCAGCGATTTTTCCTGGTGGATGGTCCGGTCAGCTACGTGTTCAATCAGGGAGCCGGTACCCTGGAGCGCCACTCCGGCTACCCTATCGCCGCGGCGCAGAACGCCTCACCCACCAACTCCCCTGCCATCATGGCCCGCCACGTCACATCCTGCAATTTTTATTATAACCCTGGTACGCCGGAACGGTCAGGCCTGGTGACTCTGCGGCTGACCCTGGCCGAAGAAGGCGAAACCATCACCCTGCTGCACCAGGTCCACGTGGAGAATGCGCCATGA
- a CDS encoding pilus assembly protein MshP yields the protein MTLSSENGFSIITALFILLVLAVLGGFMVTMSGVQSRTTLWALQGARAYHAASSGLEWGGYRALVDDSCDPATALAINGFRVTVRCQAGPSITEGGQTYTVFQLIALAEQGAYGNGDYVSRQLQARVTGAIP from the coding sequence ATGACCTTGTCCTCCGAAAATGGTTTCTCCATCATCACGGCATTGTTCATTCTGCTGGTGCTGGCGGTGCTGGGCGGCTTCATGGTCACCATGAGCGGCGTACAGAGCCGCACCACGCTCTGGGCACTGCAGGGAGCGCGAGCCTATCATGCGGCCAGCAGCGGCCTGGAATGGGGCGGATACCGGGCTCTCGTCGACGATTCCTGTGACCCGGCCACGGCGCTGGCTATTAATGGCTTCAGGGTCACCGTTCGTTGTCAGGCCGGTCCCTCCATAACCGAGGGGGGACAGACCTATACCGTTTTTCAACTCATCGCCCTGGCCGAGCAGGGCGCCTACGGCAACGGTGATTACGTATCACGGCAACTGCAGGCCCGGGTGACGGGGGCGATTCCATGA